DNA sequence from the Treponema sp. OMZ 838 genome:
CGGTAATCCATATTGCAAGAGCAAGTCCGATGGAAAATCCATGCAAAAGCAGCTGCTGCCGGTGAATATTGCTTTTGACAAAAAACATTTTGACAAAGCATATCGTAATTGAAAGCACCGGAACAAAGAATATGTAAATATACATAAAGAGTTTAATACCGGCCAATCCAGGAACAACATCACGCTGTGAAAAGTAAAAGCCTCTCAGCGGGTTCCACTGGAATCTCCCGACGAAGAATATGATAAGACCGATACCCGCGATATGGAATACTGTGTTAATCTTTTGGAGCACTTTATATATTTTAAAATTAGAAATAACAAGAACCATATCAAGGATGTGGTAAGAGGCAAGCAGCATAAAGAAGATGCCGCACATCGTTACGACGCGTTGTATACCGGCTTGACCGTAAAAAACCAGATGAACGGAAGCAGCTATACAAAGCGCAAAAGCGGCAGCGGGTACCGTAATCTTATTTAACAGAACATTAATACGATTCGATTGATGAAACGAAAGATACGATGAGTTTACAAGGAGTAACACAGCGCCAAAATACGTAAAGAAAATTAAACCCATACATTATCCCTTTAATTTTACTGCTAAAATAGTAGTATCATCCCGGAAGGCTTTTGCAGCACTATAATTAAGCCCCAATTCGGCTACCTTTGAGGTAATTGATGATGCATCCGACGAAGCAAAAGATTTAATCGATTCAATGTAAAGATCATTACTACCGAGTTCCACGCCTTCTTCATTGGTAATTTCGGGAATGCCGTCCGTCGTAATAACAAGCAAATCATTACGGTACAGAGGCTTTTCAGCAACGGTTACCGAATCGATATCGATGATTCCGATAACGGAACAATTTGAATCAAGCATCTTTACTTTATACCCTTCCGCTGCTCTGGTAAAGATCATCGGCGCTTCCATTGACGCATTTACATAGCGTATTTTCATCGCCTTAGTATCGATAATTCCTAAAAACACAACGGTATATTTATCAAGCAGATTCATACGCTTAATAGCGCTGTCTACCGCAAAGATCAAACCGGCAAGATCTTCTTTATTTTCCATAATCCGTATTGTATTTACAACAACGCCCATAACAAGCGCTGCGGCAAGTCCCTTTCCGGAAACGTCCCCCGTAATAATCAGAGTTTTATCTTCATCGATGGGGATAATATCATAATAGTCTCCCGATACGTTCACTAAAGGCCGGAAGTAAACACCTATATCCAATTGATCGAGCGCCGGTATTTTTTGCGGCAGGAATGCACGCTGAGTATTTGCAACCATCTGCCATTCCTGTGCAAGCTCCGAATAATAGAGGAGCTGTGACAGTGTTTTTTCACGTCCGAAATAGTTTTTAAACTCCGCAAACAACTGAGGGAATATTTCAGGCTCAAGCGCGCGGATATAGCGACAAATAATAAAAAAACGTGCGGAACTGTATGCAATAACAAGTCCCCGGGCTTGTTTCCTGTCGGAAGTCATTTGCATAGCAGCATCCAATAAATAAATATTTTCTCCCCAGTGATCAAGCCATTCGGCAGAAAAACGGTGTGCCAACTTTTCATACACATCGGGATCCGAAACATACGCCGACGTACTGCTGTATACAACTAAATCGGTGTCGGTATTCGTAAGCAAAACGGAGCAATCAGCCTTATATTCAAGCTCCTGCTGAATAGCTTCAATCAGGTTTTCACGTGTATAGCAAAAACGCAATCTGTTGATAAAAGCCGCAAAAAGGGCGGTCTCAGTTTCTTTATATATCCTTTCCTGTACCCTACGGGATAAAAAAACTGTTCCAATTGAGGCCATAATGGAAGCAATAGCAAAGATCGCAAAAGCAAAACCGAAACGGGTAAGAAAGCTGAAATTTGGAAGCATCCGGTATTGTGTTACCATCAATGTAAGGTCTTTTGCCGAAATCAGCCGTCCCAAAAACGAAAAACGGGGGCTCAAAGCGAGCATAAAAGCTGAGAAAACCAAGCTGATGCCGGTAAAAATAACTAATTTTCCCCAAAATTCCTGTTGTTTTCGTATCATGCGCTACAACCTCGTAACCATTTTAATTTACTTGAAATGCAAATAACACCGACCTGCCGCTATCGAACAGATCAGTGTTATTTCATATCATTATTTTTATTTAATTTCTATCCGTTATTTCATGGTATTAACGGCAGGTTTGTCGCTAACAAGCGCCGCATCGCACCAGTCCCAGTCCTTAACAAACCGTATATCCCAATTCTTAACCCGCTTGTTAACAGCACAAAGTCTTATGCGATATGCGGTTGGAACTGCAGGAGCTTCTTCCAGTATATTTTCGTCCCATTCCTTATAAGCCTGAGCGCGGAATACCTCGTCAAAGGAATCTTCCGAAGAAATCTTAGCAAGCAGTTCATCATTTTTCTCATTAACCCAGCGGAGCCGGTTAAATTGAGCCTCTCTGCCGTAAAGACCGTTTGGACGGGGATTTGAACCTACCCCCCATGCAGCCATATACATTTCCACGGCAGGGTCATCGTTTCTCAGTCTATCATAAAAGGCATTGAATTCGATCAGCCGACCATCGTTCAGCGCAACATTTAATCCGACATCTTTCCAGTTTTGGATATAGTAATTTGCAATCGGAGCTGCTACATCGCTGCCGCTCATATACAAGAAATTGATCTTGAGCGGTTTTCCATCCGGCGTTTCACGATAGCCGTCTCCGTCAACATCCTTATAGCCTGCTTCATCGAGTAGCTGTTTCGCCTTTTCGGGATTATAGGAGTATCCTTTCCGATTTATATCGTAAAATCCGGGGTGATACGGCGTAATAAAGGAGTTGGCAGTAAACCGTAAGCCATGGTAGTAGATATCGTTTATTCCATCGTTATCCATCGCATAACCGAGCGCCTGACGCAACGCCTTGTCTTTAAATTTACCGCCGTCGGGGAACATTTCGCATTCGCCTTTTTCTTTAT
Encoded proteins:
- a CDS encoding PP2C family protein-serine/threonine phosphatase; the protein is MIRKQQEFWGKLVIFTGISLVFSAFMLALSPRFSFLGRLISAKDLTLMVTQYRMLPNFSFLTRFGFAFAIFAIASIMASIGTVFLSRRVQERIYKETETALFAAFINRLRFCYTRENLIEAIQQELEYKADCSVLLTNTDTDLVVYSSTSAYVSDPDVYEKLAHRFSAEWLDHWGENIYLLDAAMQMTSDRKQARGLVIAYSSARFFIICRYIRALEPEIFPQLFAEFKNYFGREKTLSQLLYYSELAQEWQMVANTQRAFLPQKIPALDQLDIGVYFRPLVNVSGDYYDIIPIDEDKTLIITGDVSGKGLAAALVMGVVVNTIRIMENKEDLAGLIFAVDSAIKRMNLLDKYTVVFLGIIDTKAMKIRYVNASMEAPMIFTRAAEGYKVKMLDSNCSVIGIIDIDSVTVAEKPLYRNDLLVITTDGIPEITNEEGVELGSNDLYIESIKSFASSDASSITSKVAELGLNYSAAKAFRDDTTILAVKLKG